The DNA region AACAGGGATGCGACGCCAGCCGGGTCACCTGCTCGGCGGCCTCGGCGGCGATCTCCCCGGCGTACGGCTCCTCCTCCGGGTAGGCCGCGCAGGCGAAGAGGAAGTCCTGCTGCACCAGCAGGCCCCGCTCGTCGGCCAGGTCGTAGAAGTCCGCCGACTCGTACCGGCCGCCGCCCCAGACCCGCAGCAGGTTGACGTTGGCCGCCAGGGCCTGGTCGAAGCGGTGGGCCAGGCGTTCCCGGGTGACCCGGGTGGGGAAGACGTCGTCCGGGATCCAGTTGACTCCCCGGACGAAGATCGGCACCTCGTTGACGTGCAGGGTGAACGGGGCACCGTGCGGGTCCGGGGTGGTGTCCAGGCGTACCGAGCGGAACCCGATCCGCCGGTGCCAGGTGTCGAGAATGTCCCCCTCCGGCCCGTGCAGGGTCAGGTCCAGGTCGTAGCGGGGCTGGTCGCCGTGGCCCCGTGGCCACCACCGGGCGGGTCGGGGCACCTCGACGACCAGGGTGGTGTTGCGCTGCCCCGCCGGGAGGGTCGCCTCGACGAGCACCCCGGCCACCTGGGCCCGTACGGTAAGCGGCACCTCGGCCAGCCGGTCCACCTCGACATGCAGGTCCACCCGCCCGTCGCCACCGGTGACGGTGACCAGTGGGCGTACGGTGGCCAGCCGGGCTACCGACCACCCGTGCAGGCCGATCTCCTGCCAGATTCCGGCGGTCACCAGGGTGGGCCCCCAGTCCCAGCCGAAGTTGCAGGCCATCTTGCGGATGAACTGGAACGGCTCCGGGTAGGCGTTGGGCCGGTCGCCGAGGCGGTCCCGGTGGGCATGGGCGTACCGGTAGGCGGAGTCGAAGCGTACGGCCAGGGTGTTGTTCCTGGGTTGTAGCAGCGAGGTCAGGTCGAAGCGGTGGCCGCGGTGCATGTTCTCCGTCCGGCCCACCTCGACCCCGTTGAGGGCCACCGTGGCCACCGTGTCCAGCCCGGCACAGACCAGGTCGAGCCGCCGGTGGGCGCCGGGGGGCCGGTCGAAGGTGGTCTCGTAGACCCAGTCGGTGTGCCCGATCCAGGCCAGCCGGGTCTCGTTGTCGTCCAGGTAGGGGTCGGGGATCAGCCCGGCGGCCAGCAGGTCGGTGTGCACACAGCCGGGCACGGTGGCCGGTACGATCCGACCCTCTGTCTCCGGTGGGACCTGCGGGCCGGTGACCGCCCGCAGGGTCCAACCCTCGTGCAGTGCCTGCCGGAGCGGACCGGTCCCGCGCGTGTCGCTCACGATTTCACCGCGCCTTCCATGATTCCTCGGACGATCTGTCGACCACCGATGACGAGCATGATCAGCAGTGGCACCGTTGCCACGAACGCGCCGGCCAGCACCCGCCGGTAGATGACGTAGTTGCCGCTGGCCAGGTCGGAGATGGCCACCATCGAGGTGGGGTAGTCGGTGCCGTTGAGGGTGATCAGGGGCCATTGGAAGTCGTTCCAGGTGGCGACGAAGGTGAGCAGGCCGAGCACCACCAGGGCCGGACGCACCGCGGGCAGGGCGACCGTCCACCAGATCCGCATGGTGCTGGCCCCGTCCACCCGAGCGGCCTCGACCAACTCGTCCGGCACCGTGTTGACGATGAACTGTCGCATGTAGAACACCCCGAACGCGGTGACCATGCCGGGCACGATCACCGCCAGCAGGGTGCCGTTCCAACCTAGCCTGCCCATCACGATGTAGAGCGCGACGATGCCGAGCTGGTTGGGCACGGTCAGGGTCAGGATCACGAAGAGCATCAGGGCCCGGCTGCCCCGGAACCGCAGCTTGGCGAAGGCGAAGCCGGCCAGCGAGCAGAAGAACAGCACCGAGGCGGTCACCGCCGTGGCGACGATGACGCTGTTGACCAGGGATGCGGCGAAGTAGACGTCCTGGAGGGAGAAGACCTCCTCCAGGTTCGCCAGGAACCGGTCCCCGGGGATCACCACCGGCGGCAGTTGCGAGGTGGCCTCGTCGGTGCTGGTGGCGATGACAAACATCCAGTACAGCGGGAAGGCCGCGAACAGTGCGGTGACCGACAGGAAGAGATAGGTGCCGATGCCGGCCGGGGTGTCCTGCGGTGCCCGACCCAGCATCGCGGACCGCCGACGCGCGGCGGAGGGTACGGCCGGGGCGGTACGCCGCCGCTGAAGAAGACTCACCTGCGTCCCCCCGACATGCGATTGGTCAGTGCGGTGTTCAGCGCGGCGACCACCAGGATGATGAGGAACAGCGCCCAGGACATCGCGGCGGCGTACCCGAGGTTGAGGTCCTTCCAGCCCACCCGGTAGATCAGCTGGGCCACGGTCTGCCACTCCCCGCCGGAACCCCCGGTGGCGGCCTGTGCGTTGAGGTCGAACAGCATCGGCTCGGTGAACAACTGGAGCCCGCCGATGGTGGAGAGCACCACGCTGAAGATGAGCACCGGACGGATCATCGGCACGGTGATCCGCCAGAGCTGACGCCAGGGGCCGGCCCCGTCCAGGGCCGAGGCCTCGTACACGTCCCGGGGAATGGACTGCATAGCGGCCAGGAAGAGCAGGGCGTGGTAGCCGACCCACTTCCAGTTGACCATCGTGGCGATGGCGATCCAGGAGTGCAGCTTGTCGGCCCGCCAGTCGATCGGATTCTCGGTGCCGATCCCGACCAGCCCGAGCGCCCAGTTCGCCATGCCCAGGTCACGGGCGAAGAAGACGTTGAACACCAGGGTGGAGGCGGTGATCGGGGTGATGTACGGCAGCAACGCGCTGACCCGCCACCAGGTCTGGCCCCGCAGCCGACGGTTCAGCATCGAGGCGACGACCAGCGCCAGCAGCAGTTGCGGGATGGTGGAGAGCAGGAAGATGCCGAAGGTGTTGTAGAGGGCGTTGCCGAAGTCGCCGTCGGTGAACAGCCGGCGGAAGTTCTCCGTCCCGGCCCAGCCGGTCAGGTCCGGCTGGTCCAGGCGCCAGTGCCGCAGTGCCACCACCGCGTTGAAGACCATCGGGAACAGCCCGAAGACGAGGAAGAGCAGGAAGAACGGCGCGATCAACAGGTACGGCACGTAACGCACGTCGAAGCGGTGGAGCCGATCCCGCCAGGTCATCGACCGGTCGGGGGCCGCCCCTCGGCGGCGGAGGGCCGGTTCGCCGGCCGCGCGCGTGGTGGGCATGAGGACACACTCCAGGTACGACGGGACGACGGACCGGTGCCGGGGCGCGCGGACCCGCCCGCGCGCCCCGGTCACCTCACCTGCTGGCCTTCTCGGCTTCCTTGATCGCCTCGGCCCAGGCCGCGTCCGACTTCAGGGTGCCGTTCTGCACCCGGTTGATCACGTTCTCCACCGCCACCCGGGTCGGTCCGTTCTTCCGTCCCAGGTACTGCGGCGTCAGGCCCTCGGCCATCTTCGGGAAGATCTGCCCGACCGGCGCCGAGTTGAAGAACTCGTTCTTGAAGTCGGCGATCGCCGGATCGGTGTAGAGCCCGGGCTGTGAGGGCAGGTTGCCTACCGTCTTGAAGACCTCGATCTGCTGTTCGGGTTGGATCAGCCACTCCAGGAACTTGTACGCCTCATCGATGTTCTTTCCCTGCTTGGGGACGGTCAGGAAGGACCCGCCCCAGTTGCCACCACCGCCGGGCACCGCAGCGATGTCCCACTTGCCCTCGGTCCCGGGCGCGGTGTTCTGGATGTGACCGAGCATCCATGCCGGGCAGGTGAGCACCGCGAAGGAGCCGTTGGTGAAACCCTTGTCCCAGTCGGCCTGGAAGCTGGTCAGGTTGGCCGACAGGCCCAGGTCGGCGGCCTTGACCGCGTAGTCGAAGGCGACCTTCGGGCCGCCCGCCATCAGCAGCCGCTCCTCGGAGTCGTAGAAGCCGACCGGCTGCTGGCCGAGGATCGGGTTGAACAGGTTCGTCGCGTTGTCGAGGAACTTCCTGTTCGTCTGGGCTACATAGCGCTGGCCCACCGTCAGGAAGTCGTCCCAGGTGGGCCAGAGGGCGGAGACCTGGTCCCGGTCGGTGGGCAGGCCGGCGGCGGCGAACAGGTCCGTGCGGTAGCACATGGCCAGGCCGCCCACGTCGGTGCCGAGAGCGATCTGGGTCCTGCCGTCGGCCGACAGCGACTGCTTCCACTTCCACGGCAGATAGTTGCTCTCGTACTTGCCCGCACCACGGTCGAGCAGGTTGACGAACTGGTCCGCCTGGCTGCGGAACTGCACCATGAAGCCCTCGTCGATGGCCGCGATGTCGGGCGCACCGGAACCGGCGATCAGCTTCTTCTGCAGGTCCTCGTGCTGGGCGTTGTACTCGCCCGAGTTGAGGGCGATCCTGACGTTCGAGTGCTCGGCCTCGTACCTGGTCTTGAGCTCCTGGAGGCCGAAGTCGCCCCAGAAGTTGATCGTCAGGGTGACCTGACCGTCACCGCCGGTGCCACCGGTGGTGCTGCGTCCGCTGCAGGCTACGACGAGGGAGCCGACCGCCAGTGCCACGGCTGCTACCCGCAGCCATCGAGGCGTAGACCGCTTCATGACCCATCCTCCAAGACGAGTGGGATCGATACAAAGATCGAGATACATCGACTGAACCGGATAAGTGACGCCACCGTACGGGGACGCATCAGGCGTGTCAACGGCGGGTCACCAAACCGGCCCGCCCGTAACCTCAGGACGACAAAACCCTGATCCACCCGGCGATACAGGGGGCCTGGCCGGCTCAGCTCGACAGAACCCGAGCCCTCAGGTGCTGGGCTGAACCGAACAAGTTGCCACCTTCAGGCCCACACCTGGTCGGTGGCCATCGGCGGGTAGCCTGTCCAGCGGACAACGGACTGGCTCAGGAGGGCGTACGCCGGTGAAGCGGCCCACGATCGCGGATGTCGCCCGGCGGGCGGGGGTTTCCAAGGGCGCGGTGTCGTACGCCCTCAACGGCCAGCCCGGGGTCTCCGAGGCGACCCGGCAACGCATCCTCGCCATCGCCGCCGAGATCGGCTTCAGCCCCAGCAGTGCGGCCCGGGCCCTGTCCGGGGCCACCGCCCGGGCCATCGGCCTGATCCTCGCCCGCCCCGCCCAGACCCTCGGCATAGAACCCTTCTTCATGGAGCTGATCAGTGGCGTCGAGGCGGAGTTGTCCGCCCGGTCGTACGCCCTGACCCTCCAGGTGGTCGCCGACCCGCAGGCCGAGATCGCGGTCTACCGCCGGTGGTGGGGTGAGCGGCGGGTCGACGGGGTGCTGGTCTGCGACCTGCGCACCGACGACCAGCGGGTGCCGGTGCTGGAGGAGTTGGGGCTGCCCGCCGTGGTGATCGGGGGGCCGTCCGGCACCGGGCGGCTGGCCAGCGTCTGGGCCGACGACGCCGCGGCCCTCGTGGAGACCGTGGAGTACCTGTACGCCCTGGGGCATCGCCGGGTGGCCCGGGTGGCCGGCCTGCCCGACCTGCTGCACACCGACATCCGCACCCGGGCCTTCACCGAGGTGTGTCAGCGTCTGGGGCTGGCCGAGTCGGTCGTCGTCTCGACGGACTACACCGGGGAGGAAGGGGCCCGGGTGACCCGGCGGTTGCTCAGCTCCCGGGTCCGCCCCACCGCGGTGATCTACGACAACGACGTGATGGCCATCGCCGGGTTGTCCGTGGCCCAGGAGATGGGGTTGACCGTTCCCGCCGATCTGTCCATCGTGGCCTGGGACGACTCTCCACTGTGTCGGCTGGTGCATCCGCCGCTGACCGCGGTGGGCCGGGACATCCCGGCCTACGGGGCACATGCCGCCCGGCAACTCCTTCGGCTCATCGAGGGTGCTCCCGCGACCGACCTGCAGGACGAACAGGCACACCTGAGCCCCCGTGGCAGCACCGGTCCGGCGGCATGAACCGGTTAAGCGATCACCGGAAGGTGTACGGGAAGTCCTCGAAGTACGCCTCCACCCGCTCGGCCGTGGCGGGCCGGGCCAGCTCGTACCCCTGGCCGTAGCGGAACCCGGCCCGGCGGGCCGCCTCGACCTGGTGGGCGGATTCCAGCTTGTCGGCGACCACCTCCACCCCCAACCGGTCGGCGACCGTGACCACCACGTCCAGCAGAGGGCGCTCCCCGTCGGCCCCGGCCACCTCCGGTCCCACTTTCAGCAGGTCGATCGGCAGTCGCCGGAGCTGGGCCAGGGAGGCCTGCTCGACCCGGAAGTCGTCCAGAGCGGTCCGGATGCCCATCGACCGCAGCCCGGCCAACCGGGCCACCACGGTCGACAACTCCGCACCCACCCGTGGCTCGGCCACCTCGACCACCAGCTGATCCGGCGCCACCCCGTACGCCGCCAGGACCGCCGCCGTCCGGGGCACGAAATCCGGCGAGGTCAGCTC from Micromonospora sp. NBC_01739 includes:
- a CDS encoding glycoside hydrolase family 2 protein; the encoded protein is MSDTRGTGPLRQALHEGWTLRAVTGPQVPPETEGRIVPATVPGCVHTDLLAAGLIPDPYLDDNETRLAWIGHTDWVYETTFDRPPGAHRRLDLVCAGLDTVATVALNGVEVGRTENMHRGHRFDLTSLLQPRNNTLAVRFDSAYRYAHAHRDRLGDRPNAYPEPFQFIRKMACNFGWDWGPTLVTAGIWQEIGLHGWSVARLATVRPLVTVTGGDGRVDLHVEVDRLAEVPLTVRAQVAGVLVEATLPAGQRNTTLVVEVPRPARWWPRGHGDQPRYDLDLTLHGPEGDILDTWHRRIGFRSVRLDTTPDPHGAPFTLHVNEVPIFVRGVNWIPDDVFPTRVTRERLAHRFDQALAANVNLLRVWGGGRYESADFYDLADERGLLVQQDFLFACAAYPEEEPYAGEIAAEAAEQVTRLASHPCLVLWTGNNENIWGWHDWGWQEQLAGRSWGRGYYLDLLPGILADLDPTRPYWPGSPWSGSEQIHPNDPAYGTTHIWDVWNTEDYLRYRDYLPRFVAEFGYQGPPAYATLRRAISDEPLAYDSPGMAHHQKAIDGDAKLRRGLDAHLPEPRDFDDWHYLTQLNQARAIQLGVEHFRSHRGRCMGTIVWQLNDCWPVTSWAAIDGDGRRKPLWYALRRAYADRLLTLQPRDGGLALVAVNDTGRPWRAPVTVTRFTLAGEPRAKTTLEVAVPGYATVTLALPADLARPEDPYTELLVAEAGEAAGRAWWFFAEDRDLPLPAADFAATVQPVDGGLRVRVHAHTLLRDLVLYPDRLDPDAEVDEAVVTLLPGESTTFTVRTAQPIDPTALITRPVLRCVNDLSTPSPA
- a CDS encoding LacI family DNA-binding transcriptional regulator; this encodes MKRPTIADVARRAGVSKGAVSYALNGQPGVSEATRQRILAIAAEIGFSPSSAARALSGATARAIGLILARPAQTLGIEPFFMELISGVEAELSARSYALTLQVVADPQAEIAVYRRWWGERRVDGVLVCDLRTDDQRVPVLEELGLPAVVIGGPSGTGRLASVWADDAAALVETVEYLYALGHRRVARVAGLPDLLHTDIRTRAFTEVCQRLGLAESVVVSTDYTGEEGARVTRRLLSSRVRPTAVIYDNDVMAIAGLSVAQEMGLTVPADLSIVAWDDSPLCRLVHPPLTAVGRDIPAYGAHAARQLLRLIEGAPATDLQDEQAHLSPRGSTGPAA
- a CDS encoding ABC transporter substrate-binding protein — encoded protein: MKRSTPRWLRVAAVALAVGSLVVACSGRSTTGGTGGDGQVTLTINFWGDFGLQELKTRYEAEHSNVRIALNSGEYNAQHEDLQKKLIAGSGAPDIAAIDEGFMVQFRSQADQFVNLLDRGAGKYESNYLPWKWKQSLSADGRTQIALGTDVGGLAMCYRTDLFAAAGLPTDRDQVSALWPTWDDFLTVGQRYVAQTNRKFLDNATNLFNPILGQQPVGFYDSEERLLMAGGPKVAFDYAVKAADLGLSANLTSFQADWDKGFTNGSFAVLTCPAWMLGHIQNTAPGTEGKWDIAAVPGGGGNWGGSFLTVPKQGKNIDEAYKFLEWLIQPEQQIEVFKTVGNLPSQPGLYTDPAIADFKNEFFNSAPVGQIFPKMAEGLTPQYLGRKNGPTRVAVENVINRVQNGTLKSDAAWAEAIKEAEKASR
- a CDS encoding carbohydrate ABC transporter permease — its product is MLGRAPQDTPAGIGTYLFLSVTALFAAFPLYWMFVIATSTDEATSQLPPVVIPGDRFLANLEEVFSLQDVYFAASLVNSVIVATAVTASVLFFCSLAGFAFAKLRFRGSRALMLFVILTLTVPNQLGIVALYIVMGRLGWNGTLLAVIVPGMVTAFGVFYMRQFIVNTVPDELVEAARVDGASTMRIWWTVALPAVRPALVVLGLLTFVATWNDFQWPLITLNGTDYPTSMVAISDLASGNYVIYRRVLAGAFVATVPLLIMLVIGGRQIVRGIMEGAVKS
- a CDS encoding carbohydrate ABC transporter permease gives rise to the protein MPTTRAAGEPALRRRGAAPDRSMTWRDRLHRFDVRYVPYLLIAPFFLLFLVFGLFPMVFNAVVALRHWRLDQPDLTGWAGTENFRRLFTDGDFGNALYNTFGIFLLSTIPQLLLALVVASMLNRRLRGQTWWRVSALLPYITPITASTLVFNVFFARDLGMANWALGLVGIGTENPIDWRADKLHSWIAIATMVNWKWVGYHALLFLAAMQSIPRDVYEASALDGAGPWRQLWRITVPMIRPVLIFSVVLSTIGGLQLFTEPMLFDLNAQAATGGSGGEWQTVAQLIYRVGWKDLNLGYAAAMSWALFLIILVVAALNTALTNRMSGGRR